In Fusarium oxysporum Fo47 chromosome IX, complete sequence, the following proteins share a genomic window:
- a CDS encoding EPSP synthase-domain-containing protein: MAQAERQDPTRILILGEPNIIVDHGLWLNFVVDDLLQNTPTSTYVLITDTNLFDTYVPAFQARFEAASQATATRLLTYTIPPGEASKSRETKAEIEDWMLSQQCTRDTVIIALGGGVMGDMIGYVAATFMRGVRFVQVPTTLLAMVDSSIGGKTAIDTPMGKNLVGAFWQPKRIYIDLTFLETLPAREFINGMAEVVKTAAIWNETEFTVLEESAARILECVRSKGESRLDPIRDVLKRIVIGSAGVKAEVVSSDEREGGLRNLLNFGHSIGHAFEAILTPQLLHGEAVAIGMVKEAELARHLGVLRPGAVARLVKCIASYDLPTSLRDKRIIKLTAGKKCPVDVLLEKMGVDKKNDGKKKKIVLLSAIGKCHEPRASVVEDKVIRTILSSSIRVTPGVPKDLNVTVAPPGSKSISNRALILAALGSGTCRIKNLLHSDDTEYMLSAIHQLGGASYSWQEAGEVLVVEGKGGNLRASKDPLYLGNAGTASRFLTTVVALASPSQESRVNVLTGNARMQVRPIGALVDALRSNGVEIEYLGKENSLPLRIDAAGGFRGGDIELAATISSQYVSSILMAAPYAKNPVTLRLVGGKPISQPYIDMTITMMASFGINVEVSSDEPNTYHIPQGTYKNPQEYTIESDASSATYPLAVAAITGTKCTIPNIGSESLQGDARFAVDVLKPMGCYVEQSDHSTTVTGPAPGQLKGLAHVDMEPMTDAFLTASVLAAVASGTTRITGIANQRVKECNRIAAMKDQLAKFGVQCNELEDGIEVLGKGQGGSVVTPKVGIHCYDDHRVAMSFSVLAVASPGPVVITERECVGKTWPGWWDILSQAFKVDLVGEEPDVDDDDHESQEAVLERSVFIIGMRGAGKTTAGNWMAKLLGWKFIDLDQELERRAGRTIPEMIRGDRGWEGFRADELALLQDVMENNKTGHIFSCGGGLVETPEAREMLKSYGKSGGNVLLVHRDTDQVVEYLNRDKTRPAYTSEIRQVYLRRKDFYNECSTHIYYSPHSESSGSKAEIPSDFQQFVHSIAGRNSHFKDVLNKDYSFFVSLTVPDVDEAVALVPEVVVGSDAVELRVDLLQDRSIDSVTRQISTLRASAKKPIVFTLRTESQGGKFPDSAYEEGLQLYRLALQMGLEYVDVEMTLPDDIIQSITESRGYSRIIASHHDPKGTMSWKNASWIQYYNRALQYGDVIKLVGIARTPEDNFDLAKFKARMQEAQKTPMIVMNMGKAGKLSRVLNRFLTPVSHPALPFKAAPGQMSAAEIRRALALLGDLDPYNFYLFGKPISASRSPALHNTLFEQMGLPHQYHRLETDKIEDVREVLRSSDFGGASVTIPLKLDIMSQVDELSDAARAIGAVNTVVPLGKADTNGHRRLLGDNTDWRGMVHALHDAGIEEQADSDTRGAAMVVGSGGTTRAAVFALHSLGFSPIYIAARNQAKADALAADFPSDYSLQGLSQASDIDKVSPNVKVVISTIPADRPIDPILRELVAVVLSRPAINEERRVLLEMAYKPSHTPIMQLAEDAGNWTTIPGLEVLASQGWYQFELWTGITPLYKDARAAVLACDGRP, from the exons ATGGCTCAAGCCGAGAGACAAGATCCGACTCGGATCTTAATTCTAGGCGAGCCCAATATCATCGTCGATCACGGCCTGTGGCTTAactttgttgttgatgaccTCCTCCAGAACACGCCTACGTCGACCTACGTCCTCATCACAGATACCAATCTTTTCGACACATATGTGCCTGCCTTCCAAGCTCGTTTCGAGGCCGCTTCCCAGGCAACAGCCACTCGGCTGCTCACGTACACCATCCCACCAGGAGAGGCTTCCAAGAGCCGTGAGACAAAGGCCGAGATAGAGGATTGGATGCTCTCCCAGCAATGCACCCGCGACACGGTCATTATAGCTCTTGGTGGAGGTGTTATGGGAGATATGATCGGCTATGTTGCAGCTACCTTCATGCGTGGTGTCCGCTTCGTCCAAGTTCCCACGACATTGCTCGCCATGGTTGACTCATCGATTGGTGGAAAGACTGCCATTGATACTCCAATGGGCAAAAACCTTGTCGGCGCTTTCTGGCAGCCGAAGCGTATCTATATTGACTTGACGTTCCTCGAGACGTTGCCCGCCCGCGAGTTCATCAATGGTATGGCTGAGGTTGTCAAAACCGCCGCTATTTGGAATGAGACTGAGTTTACTGTTCTGGAGGAATCAGCAGCTCGCATCCTTGAATGCGTTCGATCCAAGGGCGAAAGCCGCCTGGACCCCATCCGAGATGTGCTGAAGCGCATCGTTATCGGCTCAGCGGGCGTCAAAGCAGAGGTTGTGTCTAGTGATGAACGAGAGGGTGGTCTCCGTAATCTTCTCAACTTCGGTCACTCCATTGGCCACGCATTCGAGGCTATCTTGACGCCACAACTTCTCCACGGCGAGGCCGTTGCCATCGGCATGGTCAAGGAAGCAGAGCTCGCACGTCACCTTGGTGTTTTGCGTCCCGGTGCAGTTGCCAGGCTAGTCAAGTGCATCGCCAGTTACGATCTTCCAACCTCACTCCGTGACAAGCGTATCATCAAGCTGACAGCTGGTAAGAAGTGTCCTGtggatgttcttcttgaaaaGATGGGTGTAGATAAAAAGAAcgatggaaagaagaagaagattgttCTGCTCTCGGCCATTGGCAAGTGTCACGAGCCACGCGCCAGCGTCGTGGAAGACAAGGTAATCCGGACCATCTTGTCATCATCCATTCGAGTCACCCCTGGTGTTCCTAAAGATCTAAACGTCACAGTGGCTCCGCCAGGCTCAAAGAGCATCTCCAACCGAGCTCTCATCCTAGCCGCCCTCGGTTCAGGAACTTGCCGCATCAAGAACCTCCTCCATTCTGATGATACCGAGTACATGCTTTCGGCCATCCATCAGCTCGGGGGCGCATCTTACTCCTggcaagaagctggagaggTCCTGGTCGTTGAAGGCAAGGGTGGCAATCTGCGAGCAAGCAAAGACCCTCTTTATTTGGGGAATGCCGGCACAGCATCCCGCTTCCTGACTACCGTTGTCGCccttgcctcccctagccAGGAATCTCGTGTCAACGTTCTGACCGGCAATGCAAGAATGCAGGTTCGTCCGATCGGCGCACTGGTTGATGCCTTACGCTCCAACGGTGTCGAAATCGAGTATCTTGGTAAAGAGAACAGTCTACCCTTGCGAATTGATGCCGCTGGTGGATTCAGGGGGGGGGACATCGAGCTTGCCGCGACCATTTCATCACAATACGTTTCATCAATTCTCATGGCCGCTCCTTACGCCAAGAACCCTGTAACACTGCGTCTGGTTGGAGGCAAGCCTATCTCCCAGCCCTACATCGATATGACTATTACTATGATGGCCTCCTTCGGTATCAACGTGGAGGTTTCTTCGGATGAGCCCAACACCTATCATATCCCTCAGGGTACTTATAAGAATCCTCAGGAGTACACCATTGAGAGTGACGCGAGTTCTGCGACTTACCCGCTTGCAGTTGCCGCCATCACTGGCACCAAGTGTACAATTCCCAATATTGGCTCAGAGTCCCTGCAGGGGGATGCCCGCTTCGCTGTTGATGTCCTGAAGCCTATGGGCTGTTATGTTGAGCAGTCTGACCACTCCACAACTGTCACTGGTCCTGCCCCTGGTCAACTCAAGGGCCTTGCTCACGTTGATATGGAGCCCATGACAGACGCATTCCTCACGGCGTCAGTCCTGGCCGCTGTCGCTTCGGGGACAACTCGAATCACGGGCATTGCTAATCAACGCGTCAAAGAGTGTAACCGGATTGCTGCTATGAAGGACCAGCTTGCAAAGTTTGGCGTGCAATGTaatgagcttgaggatggCATTGAGGTGCTCGGCAAGGGCCAAGGTGGCAGTGTAGTGACGCCAAAGGTTGGTATTCATTGCTATGATGACCATCGTGTTGCGATGAGCTTTAGTGTCCTTGCGGTTGCCTCGCCTGGCCCTGTAGTCATCACGGAGAGGGAATGCGTTGGCAAGACCTGGCCAGGGTGGTGGGACATTCTCTCCCAAGCTTTCAAGGTCGACCTGGTCGGTGAAGAGCcagatgttgatgacgatgaccACGAGAGTCAAGAGGCAGTTTTGGAACGCtcagtcttcatcatcggaaTGCGAGGCGCCGGTAAGACTACCGCTGGTAACTGGATGGCCAAGCTTCTGGGTTGGAAATTCATCGACTTGGATCAGGAGCTGGAGAGGCGTGCTGGGCGGACGATTCCCGAAATGATCAGGGGTGACCGTGGGTGGGAGGGTTTCCGTGCGGACGAGCTGGCACTTCTGCAGGATGTCATGgagaacaacaagactggCCATATCTTCTCTTGTGGTGGCGGTCTGGTCGAGACTCCGGAGGCCAGAGAGATGCTCAAGAGCTACGGCAAAAGCGGTGGCAACGTCTTGTTAGTCCACCGCGACACCGACCAAGTGGTTGAATATCTCAACCGTGATAAAACCCGGCCGGCCTACACCAGTGAGATTCGGCAGGTCTATTTGCGCCGCAAGGACTTCTACAACGAGTGCAGCACACATATTTACTACAGTCCGCACTCCGAATCGTCTGGCTCCAAGGCGGAGATTCCCTCCGACTTCCAACAATTCGTGCATTCTATTGCGGGCAGAAACTCTCATTTCAAGGACGTTTTGAACAAAGACTATAGTTTCTTTGTGTCTCTGACTGTGCCTGACGTAGACGAGGCTGTTGCCCTAGTGCCAGAGGTTGTGGTTGGCTCTGACGCAGTCGAGCTAAGGGTTGATCTGCTCCAGGATCGTTCCATTGACTCTGTTACTCGTCAGATCTCGACTCTTCGCGCCTCAGCGAAGAAACCTATCGTTTTCACGTTGAGGACCGAGTCTCAGGGTGGTAAATTCCCTGACAGTGCCTACGAGGAAGGTCTCCAACTCTACCGCCTGGCTTTGCAGATGGGTCTGGAGTACGTCGATGTTGAAATGACGCTTCCCGACGACATCATCCAGTCTATAACAGAATCTCGCGGGTATTCACGCATAATCGCCTCTCACCATGACCCGAAGGGTACTATGTCTTGGAAGAATGCGTCGTGGATTCAGTACTACAACCGGGCTCTCCAGTACGGCGATGTCATCAAGTTGGTTGGTATTGCTCGCACTCCCGAGGACAACTTCGACCTTGCCAAATTCAAAGCTCGGATGCAGGAAGCGCAGAAGACACCCATGATTGTCATGAACATGGGCAAAGCTGGCAAGTTGAGTCGTGTACTGAACCGGTTCTTGACGCCCGTGTCTCATCCGGCCCTACCCTTCAAGGCCGCACCAGGCCAGATGTCCGCGGCTGAGATACGCCGTGCTCTGGCATTACTCGGCGACCTGGACCCATACAATTTCTATCTGTTTGGAAAGCCCATCTCAGCATCGCGCTCGCCTGCTCTTCACAACACCTTGTTCGAGCAGATGGGTCTACCTCATCAGTACCATCGTCTTGAGACGGACAAAATCGAGGACGTACGTGAAGTGCTGAGGTCTTCTGATTTTGGAGGCGCCTCGGTCACCATACCTCTTAAGTTGGACATCATGAGTCAGGTTGACGAGCTCTCTGATGCAGCTCGGGCCATCGGAGCTGTCAACACCGTTGTTCCCTTAGGTAAAGCTGACACCAATGGCCATCGACGACTTTTGGGAGACAACACAGACTGGAGAGGCATGGTACACGCTCTTCATGACGCCGGTATCGAGGAACAGGCAGACTCGGATACAAGGGGGGCAGCCATGGTCGTGGGCTCTGGCGGAACTACCCGAGCTGCCGTCTTTGCACTGCACTCTCTGGGGTTCAGCCCGATTTACATTGCCGCTCGTAACCAGGCCAAGGCAGACGCACTTGCAGCCGACTTCCCCAGTGATTACAGTCTACAAGGCCTGAGCCAGGCTTCAGACATAGACAAGGTCTCGCCGAACGTCAAGGTCGTCATCAGTACTATTCCCGCTGATCGGCCTATCGACCCAATTCTGCGGGAGCTCGTAGCTGTCGTGCTCAGTCGGCCAGCTATTAACGAAGAGCGCCGAGTCCTCCTCGAGATGGCATACAAACCCAGCCATACCCCGATAATGCAGTTGGCAGAGGATGCCGGTAACTGGACCACAATTCCAGGGCTAGAGGTTCTTGCCTCTCAGGGGTGGTATCAG TTTGAGCTCTGGACGGGAATTACACCCCTTTACAAGGACGCCCGCGCAGCCGTTCTGGCCTGTGATGGAAGGCCTTGA
- a CDS encoding histone-fold-containing protein: MTGRGKGGKGLGKGGAKRHRKILRDNIQGITKPAIRRLARRGGVKRISAMIYEETRGVLKTFLEGVIRDAVTYTEHAKRKTVTSLDVVYALKRQGRTLYGFGG, encoded by the exons ATGACTGGAC GCGGCAAGGGCGGCAAGGGTCTCGGCAAGGGCGGCGCCAAGCGTCACCGAAAGATCTTGCGAGATAACATCCAGGGTATCACCAAGCCCGCCATCCGACGTCTCGCTCGCCGAGGTGGTGTCAAGCGTATCTCTGCCA TGATCTACGAGGAGACCCGCGGTGTCCTGAAGACCTTCCTCGAGGGTGTCATCCGTGACGCCGTCACCTACACCGAGCACGCCAAGCGCAAGACAGTCACATCTCTTGATGTTGTCTACGCCCTGAAGCGACAAGGCCGCACCCTCTATGGTTTCGGTGGTTAA